A single region of the Epinephelus moara isolate mb chromosome 12, YSFRI_EMoa_1.0, whole genome shotgun sequence genome encodes:
- the LOC126398653 gene encoding methylmalonate-semialdehyde dehydrogenase [acylating], mitochondrial-like has product MAAILRSLLNKKAPLQLGRMCYSSSSVPTTKLFIDGKFVESNSSEWLDIHNPATNEVVGRVPKATQEEMLAAVDSCSRAYQSWSETSILSRQQIFLRYQQLIKDNIKELAKLITLEQGKTLADAEGDVFRGLQVVEHACSITSLMLGETLPSITRDMDTYTYRLPIGVCAGIAPFNFPAMIPLWMFPIGMVCGNTYLMKPSERVPGCTMLLAKLLQDSGAPDGTLNIIHGQHAAVNFICDHPAIKAISFVGSNSAGEYIYERGSKNGKRVQSNMGAKNHGVVMPDANKENTINQLVGAAFGAAGQRCMALSTAIFVGESREWLPELVERSKSLRVNAGDQPGADVGPLISPEAKARVEFLIQSGVDEGAKLLLDGRKVNVKGYENGNFVGPTILSGVSPAMKCYREEIFGPVLVVLEAESLDEAISLINNNPYGNGTAIFTTNGATARKYTHEVDVGQIGVNVPIPVPLPMFSFTGSRGSFRGDTNFYGKQGIQFYTQIKTVTSQWKAEDATLTSPAVTMPTMGR; this is encoded by the exons ATGGCAGCAATTCTCCGGTCCCTTTTAAACAAGAAG GCGCCCCTCCAGCTGGGTCGCATGTGTTACTCCTCCTCTTCAGTG CCCACCACCAAGCTGTTCATTGATGGCAAGTTCGTTGAGTCCAACAGCTCTGAATGGCTCGACATCCACAACCCT gccACTAATGAGGTGGTGGGACGCGTTCCCAAAGCTACCCAGGAGGAGATGCTGGCAGCTGTGGACTCCTGCTCCAGAGCCTATCAGTCCTGGTCCGAGACCTCCATCCTCAGCAGGCAGCAGATCTTCCTGCGCTACCAGCAGCTCATCAAGGATAACATT AAAGAGCTGGCGAAGTTGATCACCTTGGAGCAAGGCAAAACCCTCGCTGATGCAGAGGGAGACGTATTTAGAGGACTTC AGGTTGTTGAGCACGCCTGCAGCATTACATCCCTCATGCTCGGGGAGACATTACCCTCCATCACCAGGGACATGGACACTTACACCTACCGCCTGCCCATCGGCGTGTGTGCCGGCATCGCCCCTTTTAACTTCCCCGCCATGATTCCTTTGTGGATGTTCCCCATCGGCATGGTGTGTGGCAACACCTACCTGATGAAGCCCTCTGAACGGGTCCCAGGGTGCACCATGCTCCTGGCCAAACTGCTCCAGGACTCCGGAGCACCAGATGGTACACTCAACATCATCCACGGCCAGCATGCAG CGGTGAACTTCATCTGTGACCACCCCGCCATCAAAGCCATCAGCTTTGTGGGCTCCAACTCGGCTGGAGAGTACATCTACGAGCGGGGGTCCAAGAACGGCAAGAGAGTGCAGTCCAACATG GGTGCCAAGAACCACGGTGTGGTGATGCCTGATGCCAACAAAGAGAACACCATTAACCAGCTGGTGGGCGCCGCCTTCGGAGCAGCTGGTCAGCGCTGTATGGCTCTATCCACCGCTATCTTTGTGGGGGAGTCTCGCGAATGGCTCCCAGAGCTGGTGGAGCGCTCCAAGTCACTGCGCGTCAACGCAG GTGATCAGCCCGGGGCAGATGTGGGTCCCCTGATCTCCCCTGAGGCCAAGGCCAGGGTGGAGTTTTTGATCCAGAGCGGGGTGGATGAGGGCGCCAAGCTGCTGCTGGACGGGAGAAAGGTCAACGTCAAAGGATATGAAAATGGAAACTTTGTTGGACCCACCATCCTCAGCGGTGTTTCG CCGGCCATGAAGTGCTACAGAGAAGAGATCTTTGGACCGGTGCTCGTCGTCCTGGAGGCCGAGAGTCTTGACGAAGCCATTTCTTTAATCAACAATAACCCCTATGGCAACGGCACCGCCATCTTCACCACCAATGGAGCCACAGCGCGTAAATACACACACGAGGTGGACGTCGGCCAG ATTGGTGTGAACGTGCCCATCCCTGTGCCCCTCCCCATGTTCTCTTTCACTGGCTCCAGAGGCTCGTTCAGAGGAGATACCAACTTCTATGGCAAGCAG GGCATCCAGTTCTACACTCAGATCAAGactgtgacgtcacagtggAAGGCCGAAGATGCCACCCTGACGAGCCCGGCTGTTACCATGCCAACCATGGGACGCTAA